A single genomic interval of Thermococcus sp. harbors:
- a CDS encoding DUF763 domain-containing protein, protein MRNVAELPLHGGHVPPWLAHRMRKLTRLVLLLAVDEYGTKGLLERLSDPVWFQAFNNVIGMDWDSSGSTTVTAGMIKDVLWREEFGVKAAGGKGKKSRATPEELREIVELYGLDPKPYIRTSRLVAKVDTVALQTGYQLYHHVFFLDEEGNWAVIQQGMNKRERMARRFHWFDAETFALDPHKAIAGLKAEFALNTVSREGREYQKTLLDIVQEKPAKIERELESLKAMAKGYRPLVYYKPREPWEKDLLKRYESLGRIELNKKALEFARELSVNNYEEFLLLKGLGPSTLRALSLVLELVYDVHPSWKDPVTHPPDPFKFTYAVGGKDRVPFPIDKPAYGELISFLEELVSRHPEEKSLVRNVTRITKNWKFPEGEKKAT, encoded by the coding sequence ATGAGGAACGTTGCTGAGTTACCCCTTCACGGCGGCCACGTCCCCCCGTGGCTCGCACATAGGATGAGGAAACTCACCCGGTTAGTCCTCCTTCTCGCGGTCGATGAGTACGGGACAAAAGGTCTTCTGGAAAGGCTCTCCGACCCTGTGTGGTTTCAGGCCTTCAACAACGTCATCGGAATGGACTGGGACTCCTCGGGCTCGACGACGGTAACCGCAGGAATGATAAAGGACGTTCTCTGGAGGGAGGAATTTGGAGTAAAAGCGGCCGGCGGAAAGGGTAAGAAGAGCAGGGCAACACCGGAGGAGCTGAGGGAGATAGTGGAACTATACGGGCTAGACCCTAAACCCTACATCAGAACCTCCCGGCTGGTCGCGAAGGTCGATACAGTTGCCCTCCAGACTGGCTACCAACTCTACCATCACGTCTTCTTCCTCGACGAGGAGGGCAACTGGGCGGTTATACAGCAGGGGATGAACAAGAGGGAGAGAATGGCAAGGCGCTTCCACTGGTTTGACGCTGAGACCTTCGCCCTCGACCCCCACAAGGCGATAGCTGGCCTGAAGGCGGAGTTTGCCCTCAACACCGTATCAAGGGAGGGCAGAGAGTACCAAAAGACCCTCCTAGACATTGTCCAGGAAAAGCCGGCGAAGATAGAGCGCGAGCTTGAGAGTTTGAAGGCAATGGCGAAGGGCTACCGCCCGCTGGTCTATTACAAGCCCCGTGAGCCCTGGGAAAAGGACCTGCTAAAGCGCTACGAGAGCCTCGGGAGGATTGAGCTGAACAAGAAAGCCCTCGAGTTCGCCCGCGAGCTGAGTGTGAATAACTACGAGGAGTTCCTCCTTCTCAAGGGCCTCGGTCCGAGCACGCTCAGGGCTCTCTCGCTGGTTCTGGAGCTGGTTTATGACGTTCACCCAAGCTGGAAGGACCCTGTAACGCACCCGCCGGACCCCTTCAAGTTCACCTACGCCGTCGGGGGCAAAGACAGAGTACCGTTCCCAATAGACAAGCCGGCCTACGGTGAGCTGATTTCCTTCCTTGAAGAGCTCGTCTCGCGGCACCCTGAGGAGAAATCCCTCGTGAGAAACGTGACGAGGATCACCAAAAACTGGAAGTTCCCTGAGGGGGAGAAAAAGGCTACCTAG
- a CDS encoding damage-control phosphatase yields MKIHYECFACAANQCQKIVEIGTNDLKLRKRGVIEAAKLMARINNDSIPAIFGSEVFLGVYRAIGNDDPFRDYKELSNRLAEGVVSDIEKEAEKIDLKTALKLAIIGNVIDFAVGYAPEKIEEDVKTMLGEELYVDESGELFEELGRARTLLYLTDNCGEIYFDRLFIKKLKEAFPHLEIYVAGKEGPIINDATVEDLREAGFDGFTEIISAGTRIVGVPLDRVSEEFKEVFERAQVIIAKGQGNFETLSEVKDGRIFYLLKAKCKPIARELRVPQGSMVCMRAR; encoded by the coding sequence ATGAAGATTCACTACGAGTGCTTTGCCTGTGCCGCGAATCAGTGTCAGAAGATAGTGGAGATTGGAACGAACGATCTGAAGCTTAGGAAGAGGGGCGTCATCGAGGCCGCGAAGCTGATGGCGAGGATAAACAATGATTCAATCCCCGCGATTTTTGGGAGCGAGGTATTTCTCGGTGTTTACAGGGCTATCGGCAACGACGACCCGTTCAGGGATTACAAGGAGCTCTCGAACAGGCTTGCGGAGGGAGTTGTTTCCGACATCGAGAAGGAAGCGGAGAAAATCGACCTGAAGACTGCCCTCAAGCTCGCCATAATCGGCAACGTCATCGACTTCGCCGTGGGGTACGCCCCCGAAAAGATTGAGGAGGACGTTAAGACCATGCTCGGCGAGGAGCTCTACGTTGATGAGTCTGGGGAGCTCTTTGAAGAGCTTGGAAGGGCCAGAACCCTCCTCTACCTCACGGACAACTGCGGGGAGATATACTTCGACAGGCTCTTCATAAAGAAGCTGAAGGAGGCCTTCCCGCACCTTGAAATCTACGTTGCGGGAAAGGAAGGGCCGATAATCAACGACGCCACCGTCGAAGACCTGAGGGAGGCGGGTTTTGATGGGTTTACCGAGATCATCTCAGCCGGGACGAGGATAGTCGGTGTTCCGCTTGATAGAGTCTCAGAAGAGTTCAAGGAGGTCTTTGAGAGGGCACAAGTGATAATTGCCAAGGGACAGGGCAACTTTGAGACTCTCAGCGAGGTGAAAGACGGCAGGATTTTCTACCTGCTCAAAGCAAAGTGCAAGCCGATAGCGAGGGAACTCAGGGTGCCACAGGGGAGTATGGTCTGTATGCGGGCTAGGTAG
- the rpsJ gene encoding 30S ribosomal protein S10: MQKARIKLASTDIKALNEVTDQIKQIAERTGVRMSGPIPLPTKRIRITTRKSPDGEGTATFDKFELRVHKRLVDIEADERAMRQIMRIRVPEDVTIEIELIS; this comes from the coding sequence ATGCAGAAGGCGAGGATTAAACTTGCAAGCACGGACATTAAGGCCCTCAACGAGGTCACCGACCAGATCAAACAGATAGCAGAGAGGACCGGCGTCAGGATGAGCGGTCCCATACCGCTCCCGACGAAGAGGATTAGGATCACCACCAGGAAAAGCCCCGATGGCGAGGGAACCGCAACCTTTGACAAGTTCGAGCTTCGCGTTCACAAGAGGCTCGTTGACATAGAGGCCGACGAAAGGGCTATGCGCCAGATCATGCGCATCCGCGTTCCGGAAGACGTCACCATCGAGATCGAGCTTATCTCCTGA
- the tuf gene encoding translation elongation factor EF-1 subunit alpha — MAKEKPHINIVFIGHVDHGKSTTVGRLLFDSQNIPENIIQKFEQMGEKGKSFKFAWVMDRLKEERERGITIDVAHTKFETPHRYITIIDAPGHRDFVKNMITGASQADAAVLVVAATDGIMPQTKEHAFLAKTLGINYMIVSINKMDMVNYDEKKFKAVADQVKKLLMMLGYKNVQIIPTSAWNGDNIVHKSDKMPWYNGPTLFEALDQIPEPPKPTDKPLRIPIQDVYSIKGVGTVPVGRVETGVLKVGDVVLFEPASTIFHKDIKGEVKSIEMHHEAMPEAYPGDNIGFNVRGVGKNDIKRGDVAGHPDTPPTVVRPKDTFKAQIIVLNHPTAITIGYTPVLHAHTLQVAVKFEQLLAKLDPRTGNIVEENPQFIKTGDSAIVVLRPTKPMVIEPVKEIPQMGRFAIRDMGQTVAAGMVISVQKGE; from the coding sequence ATGGCTAAGGAGAAGCCACACATTAACATTGTCTTTATCGGACACGTCGACCATGGTAAGAGCACCACCGTTGGAAGGCTCCTGTTCGACAGCCAGAACATCCCGGAGAACATCATCCAGAAGTTCGAGCAGATGGGTGAGAAGGGCAAGTCCTTCAAGTTCGCTTGGGTTATGGACAGACTCAAGGAGGAGCGCGAGCGCGGTATCACCATTGACGTTGCCCACACCAAGTTCGAGACCCCGCACAGGTACATCACCATCATCGATGCCCCCGGCCACAGGGACTTCGTCAAGAACATGATCACCGGTGCCAGCCAGGCTGACGCTGCCGTTCTCGTGGTTGCCGCCACCGACGGTATCATGCCGCAGACCAAGGAGCACGCCTTCCTCGCCAAGACCCTTGGTATCAACTACATGATCGTCAGCATCAACAAGATGGACATGGTTAACTACGATGAGAAGAAGTTCAAGGCCGTTGCCGACCAGGTTAAGAAGCTCCTCATGATGCTCGGCTACAAGAACGTCCAGATCATCCCCACCAGCGCTTGGAACGGTGACAACATCGTCCACAAGAGCGACAAGATGCCCTGGTACAACGGCCCGACCCTCTTTGAGGCCCTTGACCAGATCCCGGAGCCGCCGAAGCCGACCGACAAGCCGCTTCGCATCCCAATTCAAGATGTCTACTCCATCAAGGGTGTCGGTACCGTTCCCGTTGGTAGGGTAGAGACCGGTGTCCTCAAGGTTGGTGATGTCGTCCTCTTCGAGCCGGCTTCAACAATCTTCCACAAGGACATAAAGGGTGAGGTCAAGTCCATCGAGATGCACCACGAAGCCATGCCGGAGGCTTACCCCGGTGACAACATCGGATTCAACGTCCGCGGTGTCGGCAAGAACGACATAAAGCGCGGTGACGTTGCCGGCCACCCGGACACCCCGCCGACCGTCGTCAGGCCGAAGGACACCTTCAAGGCCCAGATCATCGTCCTCAACCACCCGACTGCAATAACCATCGGATACACCCCGGTCCTCCACGCACACACCCTCCAGGTTGCCGTCAAGTTCGAGCAGCTCCTGGCTAAGCTCGACCCGAGGACTGGAAACATCGTCGAGGAGAACCCGCAGTTCATCAAGACCGGTGACTCGGCTATCGTCGTCCTCAGGCCAACCAAGCCGATGGTCATCGAGCCGGTCAAGGAGATCCCGCAGATGGGTCGCTTTGCCATCCGTGACATGGGCCAGACCGTTGCTGCAGGTATGGTCATATCAGTCCAGAAGGGTGAGTGA